The proteins below come from a single Piscinibacter gummiphilus genomic window:
- a CDS encoding GlxA family transcriptional regulator has protein sequence MPSGRRPIRVGLVLYPGCTPAGLFAFADLLHSANRLAGQPVFETAFIAAQAGPVECTHGQVLKATHAIPDARVDALLVPGFLAESSTQVREVAKQNQTLIRTLREMPRSVGAWSYCTGVAFVAAARRLNGSSATVTWWLAEAMRRDFADVQWQTERTCVWSRSAATAAGANGYLEIAQHLIEEELSPDAYGNLKKLLVLPRPERSHDVFRVLNLMERSDPLIRSLYATVHALSATELTVARLAEALNTTERTLARKTKALTGVSVASHVRTIKLHQVSERLVHTKAPASSISGELGFSSESAMSRMFKELTGLTPAQYRQTFSKLGAS, from the coding sequence ATGCCATCGGGTCGTCGCCCCATCAGAGTCGGTCTGGTTCTCTACCCAGGCTGCACGCCCGCAGGGCTCTTTGCCTTTGCCGACCTTCTGCACAGCGCCAATCGGCTGGCCGGCCAGCCAGTCTTCGAAACGGCTTTCATCGCCGCTCAAGCAGGGCCGGTCGAGTGCACGCACGGGCAGGTGCTCAAGGCCACGCACGCGATCCCCGATGCGCGGGTCGACGCACTGCTCGTTCCCGGCTTCCTGGCCGAATCGAGCACCCAGGTGCGAGAGGTCGCGAAGCAAAACCAGACGCTCATCCGCACGCTGCGTGAGATGCCAAGGTCCGTCGGCGCATGGAGCTACTGCACCGGAGTCGCGTTCGTCGCGGCCGCTCGGCGCCTGAACGGCTCAAGCGCCACCGTGACCTGGTGGCTCGCAGAAGCAATGCGCCGCGACTTTGCCGACGTGCAATGGCAGACCGAACGCACCTGCGTCTGGAGCCGCAGCGCGGCCACGGCGGCCGGCGCCAACGGCTACCTCGAGATCGCGCAACACCTCATCGAGGAAGAGCTGAGCCCCGACGCCTACGGCAACCTCAAGAAGCTGCTGGTGCTGCCGCGCCCCGAGCGCTCGCACGATGTGTTCAGGGTACTCAATCTGATGGAGCGCTCGGACCCGCTGATCCGAAGCCTGTACGCCACGGTTCACGCCCTCTCCGCCACGGAGCTGACGGTGGCCAGGCTCGCCGAAGCGCTGAACACCACGGAGCGGACCCTCGCCCGCAAGACGAAGGCCCTGACCGGCGTCTCGGTGGCGAGCCATGTGCGAACGATCAAGCTTCATCAGGTGAGCGAACGCCTGGTGCACACGAAAGCGCCTGCCTCGTCGATCTCGGGTGAACTCGGGTTCAGCAGCGAGTCGGCGATGAGCCGCATGTTCAAGGAGCTGACGGGCCTCACGCCCGCGCAGTACCGGCAGACCTTCAGCAAGCTCGGCGCAAGCTGA
- a CDS encoding MBL fold metallo-hydrolase, protein MKITQLRNASAIIQLGGHHILIDPMLAPMGALPPLKLFGRRERNPVVELPVNAEAALAAVTHCLITHCQKGHFDHLDRAGKSWLRKRNVPVICTPHDTAHLRQRGLNVQPLRDVAPGEAQPFLGGTIRTVRCTHGTGVIGRLMEHGVGYFIEFPGEPSLYIAGDTILTDEVRHFVEKFQPAVALVPAGGAKFDVGHEVIMGVADVVEFVGLWRGTTVANHLEALTHCPATRSALRAAADAAGVGHRLIIPADGEAVEFIEARAA, encoded by the coding sequence ATGAAGATCACCCAACTGCGCAATGCAAGCGCCATCATTCAACTCGGCGGCCACCACATCCTGATCGACCCGATGCTGGCCCCCATGGGTGCACTGCCACCGCTGAAGCTTTTCGGACGAAGGGAGCGCAACCCGGTGGTCGAGCTGCCGGTGAATGCGGAAGCGGCGCTCGCCGCCGTGACGCATTGCCTCATCACGCACTGTCAGAAAGGCCACTTCGACCATCTCGACCGGGCAGGCAAGAGCTGGCTGCGCAAGCGCAACGTGCCCGTCATCTGCACGCCGCACGACACGGCCCATCTTCGCCAGCGTGGGCTCAACGTCCAGCCCTTGCGCGATGTCGCACCCGGCGAGGCGCAGCCTTTTCTCGGCGGCACGATCCGCACCGTGAGGTGCACGCATGGCACGGGCGTGATCGGCCGCCTGATGGAGCACGGCGTCGGGTACTTCATCGAATTCCCGGGCGAGCCTTCGCTTTACATTGCCGGAGACACCATCCTCACCGACGAGGTGAGGCACTTCGTCGAGAAGTTCCAGCCCGCAGTCGCCCTGGTGCCGGCGGGCGGTGCGAAGTTCGACGTCGGTCACGAGGTCATCATGGGCGTGGCCGACGTGGTCGAGTTCGTCGGCTTGTGGCGCGGCACGACGGTGGCCAACCACCTCGAGGCGCTCACCCATTGCCCCGCCACGCGCTCGGCACTGCGCGCTGCGGCCGACGCGGCAGGCGTGGGCCACAGGCTCATCATTCCGGCCGATGGCGAAGCCGTCGAGTTCATCGAAGCACGGGCGGCGTAA
- a CDS encoding response regulator transcription factor codes for MPRGGKLHRIAGRDASACMKQGPVRLVVADRHPVIREGVAACLSPHWNIELVGMADDAGALDRQLQALHPDVVLLDVLVGVGNRVAYVQDLATRHPRVALLMFIAFADMELVHELLMAGVRGCVLKQDSAHELFSAVMLASRGSIFLSKALRARSPVAPAAKPCLTFRQSQVLTALALGWSSKRISVMLRISNRTVEKHYEDLRKRLRIASRGELIKFAVENLHWPRVGGSFRDAYGLHECGTGASNAVTPPVLR; via the coding sequence ATGCCGCGGGGCGGCAAGCTCCACAGAATCGCGGGCCGTGACGCAAGCGCATGCATGAAGCAAGGCCCTGTTCGACTCGTCGTCGCCGACAGGCATCCGGTGATCCGCGAAGGCGTCGCGGCGTGCCTGTCGCCTCACTGGAACATCGAGCTCGTCGGAATGGCCGACGACGCGGGGGCTCTCGACAGGCAACTGCAAGCGCTTCACCCCGACGTGGTTCTGCTCGATGTGCTGGTCGGTGTGGGCAACCGCGTGGCCTACGTGCAAGACCTCGCGACCCGGCATCCACGGGTCGCGCTGCTGATGTTCATTGCCTTTGCCGACATGGAGCTCGTCCACGAGCTGCTGATGGCCGGCGTGCGCGGGTGTGTGTTGAAGCAGGACTCAGCGCACGAACTCTTCAGCGCCGTGATGCTGGCCAGCCGCGGCAGCATCTTCCTCAGCAAGGCGCTCCGTGCGCGGTCGCCGGTGGCGCCCGCTGCCAAGCCCTGCCTGACGTTTCGGCAGAGCCAGGTCCTCACTGCCCTCGCGTTGGGTTGGTCCAGCAAGCGGATCTCGGTCATGTTGCGCATCAGCAATCGAACCGTCGAGAAGCACTACGAAGACCTGCGCAAGAGGCTGCGCATCGCGAGCCGCGGCGAGCTGATCAAGTTCGCGGTGGAGAACCTGCATTGGCCGCGGGTCGGCGGCTCGTTCCGAGACGCCTACGGACTGCATGAATGCGGCACGGGCGCGTCGAATGCCGTTACGCCGCCCGTGCTTCGATGA
- a CDS encoding ABC transporter substrate-binding protein gives MHSHIRYLAAVALCAMSSWAAAQTVRIGFIAPLTGGSSDFGNSARFGAELAVNEINEVGGYMGRKFELVARDDMGDPEAGFKVSQELVHKEKVDFTVGFCNTGVAMRSLEVFQSAKHVLMVPCSQGTAVTTKYPARDSYIFRVAPPDHTNAKFLVSEVVDRRQWTRVAIFADRTGYGDGGLRDLKAELAKRKLEPVYVARFPLGVKSLVEEMRAAKAARADAIISYAVGPEQAVAVKSRQEAGHNIPYFAPWPLSFRSVLENAGAGALEGTMMVQTIIHNTLNEHRASFIARYYKHSSETRIGSLMAAAQSYDAVNLMLRAMFITKGDTDGAKLKAALGRLGRPYKGVVTTYNRPFTDDDHEAFTENMLFLGVWKKGQIEFFYPEDAKRAGFIRRKKDA, from the coding sequence ATGCATTCCCACATCCGATACTTGGCTGCGGTGGCGCTTTGCGCCATGAGCAGTTGGGCTGCGGCCCAGACCGTGCGCATCGGCTTCATCGCGCCGCTCACCGGCGGGTCGAGCGACTTCGGCAACAGCGCGCGCTTCGGCGCCGAGCTGGCGGTGAACGAGATCAACGAGGTTGGCGGCTACATGGGCCGCAAGTTCGAGCTGGTCGCACGCGACGACATGGGCGACCCGGAAGCGGGTTTCAAGGTGTCGCAGGAGCTGGTTCACAAGGAGAAGGTCGATTTCACCGTCGGCTTCTGCAACACCGGCGTGGCCATGCGCTCGCTGGAGGTCTTCCAGAGCGCCAAGCACGTGCTGATGGTGCCGTGCTCGCAGGGCACTGCCGTCACCACCAAGTACCCGGCGCGAGACAGCTACATCTTCCGCGTGGCGCCGCCCGATCACACCAATGCGAAGTTCCTGGTGAGCGAAGTCGTCGACCGCCGCCAGTGGACGCGGGTGGCGATCTTTGCCGACCGCACTGGCTACGGCGACGGCGGGCTTCGCGACCTGAAAGCCGAGCTGGCCAAGCGCAAGCTGGAGCCCGTCTACGTGGCGAGGTTTCCGCTCGGCGTGAAGAGCCTCGTCGAGGAAATGCGTGCTGCCAAGGCGGCTCGAGCCGACGCCATCATCTCCTACGCGGTGGGCCCCGAGCAGGCCGTCGCGGTGAAGAGCCGCCAGGAAGCCGGCCACAACATCCCGTACTTCGCGCCCTGGCCGCTGTCGTTCCGCAGCGTGCTCGAGAACGCCGGAGCCGGTGCACTCGAGGGCACGATGATGGTCCAGACCATCATTCACAACACCCTCAACGAGCATCGTGCCTCCTTCATCGCCCGCTACTACAAGCACTCCAGCGAAACCCGCATCGGCTCGCTGATGGCCGCCGCCCAAAGCTACGACGCCGTCAACCTCATGCTCAGGGCGATGTTCATCACCAAGGGCGACACCGACGGTGCAAAACTCAAGGCGGCGCTCGGCCGGCTCGGGCGACCCTACAAGGGCGTGGTGACGACCTACAACCGGCCGTTCACGGACGACGACCATGAAGCCTTCACCGAGAACATGCTGTTCCTCGGCGTCTGGAAGAAGGGCCAGATCGAATTCTTCTACCCGGAAGACGCCAAGCGGGCCGGCTTCATCCGCCGCAAGAAGGACGCTTGA
- a CDS encoding response regulator transcription factor has product MNTPLIRLCIVDDHPLVREGLKARLSTVAEFEVVAEAEDAEATLAMLAADQPDIVLMDIGMKAVNGIELTRIVSQRHPDVSVLILSMYDNPEYVAQAMQAGARGYVLKDSPSAQIVSAIQSVAAGGTFFSPSIANGLFSPKSPERCLSMREQEILSLLARGLSSKHIAKQLDISVRTVESHRQSIKRKLNIDGQAELIKFAVERFRL; this is encoded by the coding sequence ATGAACACCCCGCTGATCAGGCTGTGCATCGTCGACGACCACCCGCTGGTGCGCGAAGGCCTGAAGGCACGGCTATCGACCGTCGCCGAGTTCGAAGTCGTTGCCGAAGCCGAAGACGCCGAAGCCACCCTGGCGATGCTGGCCGCAGACCAACCCGACATCGTGCTGATGGACATCGGCATGAAGGCGGTGAACGGAATCGAGCTCACCAGGATCGTTTCGCAACGCCATCCCGATGTGTCGGTGCTCATCCTGAGCATGTACGACAACCCGGAGTACGTGGCGCAGGCCATGCAAGCCGGCGCGCGCGGCTACGTGCTCAAGGACTCGCCGTCGGCGCAGATCGTGAGTGCCATCCAGTCGGTGGCGGCGGGCGGCACTTTCTTCAGCCCATCGATCGCGAACGGCCTCTTCTCACCGAAGAGCCCCGAGCGTTGCCTGTCGATGCGCGAGCAGGAGATCCTCTCGCTGCTGGCGCGCGGGCTGTCGAGCAAGCACATCGCCAAGCAGCTCGACATCAGCGTGCGCACCGTCGAATCGCATCGGCAAAGCATCAAGCGCAAGCTCAACATCGATGGGCAGGCGGAGCTGATCAAGTTCGCCGTCGAGCGATTTCGCCTGTGA
- a CDS encoding cache domain-containing protein has translation MMPLKTKIVLLAVIPLIATILLIALTVRHQERELAQRQRSLVEQAYMQTKQNELRHYVELALSTIQPLYESGRNDEEVKQEAMRLLAAMDYGKDGYFFLYDVRGISLMHARQRELIGKNLWQLRDPNGLLVIQELIAKSKSGGGFVRYMWEKPSSKQVAPKLGYVVGLERWEWMFGTGLYLDDIEGTLAEIDRQVTNSVAETLLLITGIALLGVAVIGICGMILNLSEHKIAYGKLRLLTHQVVQSQEDERAHLSRELHDGTSQTLVSVKLLVESGIDQLEAEGTTPPRPFSKAVGRLNDALNEVRRISHRLRPPMLDTLGVVAALRHLVDEFNHLGGMACSMVVEGEPFELPVDAKTVLFRVAQEAMTNASKHAFATHLEVLLEFSDGGVRLSIRDDGTGFDTNAVQQHPSNGIGLRNMRERLQSVGGQCDISSRPGFTVVDARMPLEVLDRMRETVETY, from the coding sequence ATGATGCCTCTCAAGACGAAGATCGTCCTGCTCGCCGTCATCCCGTTGATCGCGACGATCCTGCTCATCGCGCTCACCGTCCGCCATCAGGAACGGGAGCTCGCGCAACGGCAGCGCAGCCTGGTCGAGCAGGCTTACATGCAGACCAAGCAGAACGAGCTACGCCACTACGTCGAGCTCGCGCTCAGCACGATCCAGCCCTTGTATGAGTCGGGCCGCAATGACGAAGAGGTCAAGCAGGAAGCCATGCGGCTGCTGGCCGCCATGGACTATGGCAAGGACGGCTACTTCTTTCTGTATGACGTGCGGGGCATCAGTCTCATGCACGCTCGCCAGCGCGAGCTGATCGGCAAGAACCTGTGGCAGCTCCGAGACCCGAACGGGCTGCTGGTCATCCAGGAGCTGATCGCCAAGTCGAAGAGCGGCGGCGGCTTCGTGCGCTACATGTGGGAGAAGCCGTCCTCGAAGCAGGTGGCGCCCAAGCTCGGCTACGTGGTCGGCCTGGAGCGCTGGGAGTGGATGTTCGGCACCGGCCTCTATCTCGACGACATCGAAGGCACCTTGGCCGAGATCGACCGCCAGGTGACCAACTCGGTGGCGGAGACCCTGTTGCTGATCACCGGCATCGCCTTGCTGGGTGTGGCGGTGATCGGCATCTGCGGAATGATCCTGAACCTCAGCGAACACAAGATCGCCTACGGCAAGCTGCGCCTGCTGACGCACCAGGTCGTCCAGTCGCAGGAAGACGAGCGGGCCCACCTGTCCCGCGAGTTGCACGACGGGACCAGCCAGACCCTCGTGTCGGTGAAGCTGCTCGTCGAATCGGGCATCGACCAGCTCGAGGCCGAGGGCACCACGCCGCCACGGCCATTCTCGAAGGCGGTCGGGCGGCTCAACGACGCGCTGAACGAAGTTCGCCGCATCTCGCACCGGCTGCGCCCGCCGATGCTCGACACCCTGGGCGTGGTGGCGGCGTTGCGCCACCTCGTCGACGAGTTCAACCACCTCGGGGGCATGGCGTGCTCGATGGTGGTGGAAGGTGAGCCGTTCGAGCTGCCGGTCGACGCGAAGACGGTGCTCTTCCGCGTGGCGCAGGAGGCCATGACCAACGCGAGCAAGCACGCGTTTGCCACGCACCTGGAAGTCCTCCTGGAGTTTTCCGACGGGGGCGTGCGCCTGTCGATACGCGACGACGGAACCGGCTTCGACACCAATGCGGTCCAGCAGCATCCGAGCAACGGCATCGGTCTGCGCAACATGCGTGAACGGCTTCAGTCCGTCGGTGGGCAATGCGACATCTCATCGAGGCCGGGTTTCACCGTCGTCGATGCGCGCATGCCGCTGGAGGTGCTGGATCGAATGAGAGAAACCGTGGAGACATACTGA
- a CDS encoding methyl-accepting chemotaxis protein produces the protein MKLLRNASIGTKVAVAPVFAILCLIVVAAVSLWGSLSGSRTLRDINQSRIPGLSIAGDVEKRISSLNAKVNQSLVWEGAGVKAATIATLDKQIAQDFVDLGGLIDAQQSSAVWSSRDKDTWKNIAAEYAKYRKSAADTLDIKSTGLGAASGFITISESSYGRLHAHIGELVQEQRSLVKTVVDEAETLAIRHQAVTIITLLVAVALSALATWWCWRLIVGPLLQAAGIASAVARGQLETPRVDPASDETGRLLLALCEVTQSLGVIVRDINSAAADIDSVSDEIATGNRNLASRTEQAGSALAQTAASIEQITASVQMSAANAKEADTLAQEASGYARSGGGIVEEAVASMEGISAQSRQISEIVGVIDSIAFQTNILALNASVEAARAGDLGRGFAVVADEVRTLAQRSAKAAKEIRELITSSVAQIGAGAEKVRTAGGAMGRIVHSIERVSVVVKEISSASAEQAAGIELISTAISELDHATQQNGVMVQAASHAADSLKTQSRRLLTAVSAFHVEGAATPALAASERAGTTPHDMQVAQEDRVSA, from the coding sequence ATGAAACTGCTGAGAAACGCAAGCATCGGGACCAAGGTGGCGGTGGCGCCGGTCTTTGCGATCCTGTGCCTGATCGTCGTCGCTGCAGTGAGTCTGTGGGGAAGCCTGAGCGGCTCCAGAACGCTGCGCGACATCAACCAGTCGCGCATTCCCGGCCTGTCGATCGCCGGTGACGTCGAGAAGCGCATCTCGAGCCTCAACGCGAAGGTCAACCAGAGTCTGGTGTGGGAGGGTGCGGGCGTCAAAGCCGCGACCATCGCCACGCTGGACAAGCAGATCGCACAGGACTTCGTCGACCTCGGCGGCCTCATCGACGCGCAGCAGTCGAGCGCGGTGTGGTCGTCGCGTGACAAGGACACCTGGAAGAACATCGCCGCGGAGTACGCCAAGTACCGCAAGAGCGCAGCAGACACGCTCGACATCAAATCGACGGGGCTCGGGGCCGCGTCGGGCTTCATCACCATCTCCGAATCGAGCTACGGAAGATTGCACGCGCACATCGGCGAACTCGTGCAGGAGCAGCGCAGCCTGGTGAAGACCGTGGTCGACGAGGCCGAGACCCTGGCGATCCGCCACCAGGCCGTGACGATCATCACCCTGCTGGTCGCCGTGGCGCTCTCTGCACTGGCCACCTGGTGGTGCTGGCGGCTCATCGTGGGCCCCTTGCTCCAGGCAGCAGGCATCGCCTCGGCCGTGGCGCGTGGCCAGCTCGAGACACCGCGTGTCGACCCGGCAAGCGATGAGACCGGCCGCCTGCTGCTGGCCTTGTGCGAGGTCACGCAATCGCTCGGCGTGATCGTCCGCGACATCAACTCGGCGGCGGCAGACATCGACTCGGTGTCGGACGAGATCGCGACGGGCAACCGCAATCTCGCCTCGCGCACCGAGCAGGCCGGATCGGCCCTCGCGCAGACCGCGGCATCGATCGAGCAGATCACCGCCTCGGTGCAGATGAGCGCAGCCAATGCGAAAGAGGCGGACACCCTGGCGCAAGAGGCGTCCGGCTATGCGCGCAGCGGCGGCGGGATCGTCGAGGAAGCCGTCGCCAGCATGGAAGGGATCAGCGCCCAGTCGCGCCAGATCAGCGAGATCGTCGGCGTGATCGACAGCATCGCTTTCCAGACGAACATCCTGGCGCTCAATGCGTCGGTCGAGGCCGCACGGGCCGGCGATCTCGGGCGAGGCTTCGCCGTGGTGGCCGACGAGGTGCGCACGCTCGCGCAACGCAGCGCGAAAGCAGCCAAGGAGATCCGCGAACTTATCACCAGCTCGGTGGCCCAGATCGGCGCAGGGGCCGAGAAGGTGCGCACGGCGGGCGGTGCCATGGGCCGGATCGTCCACTCGATCGAACGCGTGTCGGTGGTGGTCAAGGAGATCTCCTCGGCGAGCGCCGAGCAGGCCGCGGGGATCGAACTGATCAGCACCGCCATCAGCGAACTCGACCACGCGACCCAGCAGAACGGGGTGATGGTCCAGGCCGCAAGCCATGCGGCCGACTCGCTCAAGACCCAGAGCCGCCGGCTGCTGACCGCCGTCTCCGCTTTCCACGTCGAGGGCGCAGCGACCCCTGCCCTTGCGGCGAGTGAACGCGCGGGCACGACCCCGCACGACATGCAAGTGGCCCAAGAGGACCGGGTCAGCGCCTGA
- a CDS encoding cache domain-containing protein, whose translation MNSKRFFCAAMVAVGFMVSGVQAQTSGTKDEAKAMVDAAVDHVKKVGPEKAFKDFTSDPTWKKKDLYVMAYDNKGTVVGHGANEKLIGKNLIEMKDPNGVMVVAELTKMATTKGEGWVDYSWPHPQTKKLEDKSTYVRKLSNFDGWVGVGTYR comes from the coding sequence ATGAACAGCAAGCGTTTCTTCTGCGCCGCCATGGTGGCAGTCGGGTTCATGGTGTCGGGCGTGCAAGCACAGACCTCCGGGACCAAGGACGAGGCCAAGGCCATGGTCGACGCGGCGGTCGATCACGTGAAGAAGGTCGGCCCCGAAAAGGCCTTCAAGGACTTCACCTCCGACCCCACGTGGAAGAAGAAGGACCTGTACGTGATGGCCTACGACAACAAGGGCACCGTGGTCGGCCATGGCGCCAACGAGAAGCTCATCGGCAAGAACCTGATCGAGATGAAGGACCCGAACGGCGTGATGGTGGTGGCGGAGCTGACGAAGATGGCCACGACCAAGGGCGAAGGCTGGGTCGACTACTCCTGGCCGCACCCGCAGACCAAGAAGCTCGAAGACAAGTCGACCTACGTGCGCAAGCTCTCCAACTTCGATGGATGGGTGGGCGTCGGCACCTACCGCTGA
- a CDS encoding RBBP9/YdeN family alpha/beta hydrolase has protein sequence MAASIVIVPDIGGTDRRHWLTHWKSNYPDLMRFAQYDAADASCRKWVRGIDDAVASAGPHTTLVAHGLGCLAVAHWAAQTSRPVEAAMLVSVPDLNSRTQQPRRLAGFTPVPRNVLPFRTLLVASEEDGDYEHALGYAEDWDATMVVVGSISHSTTPKCRQTWDEGLNLLWNLAAPALTQ, from the coding sequence ATGGCTGCAAGCATCGTCATCGTGCCCGACATCGGCGGAACCGACCGCCGCCACTGGTTGACGCATTGGAAGTCCAACTATCCCGATCTGATGCGATTCGCGCAGTACGACGCGGCCGATGCCTCCTGCAGGAAGTGGGTGCGAGGAATCGACGACGCCGTGGCAAGCGCGGGGCCGCACACCACCCTGGTGGCGCACGGGCTGGGGTGCCTCGCGGTGGCACATTGGGCCGCTCAAACATCCCGCCCTGTCGAAGCCGCGATGCTGGTGTCGGTTCCTGACCTCAACTCGCGCACCCAGCAGCCCAGACGACTCGCCGGATTCACGCCAGTGCCTCGCAACGTACTTCCGTTTCGAACACTGCTCGTGGCGTCGGAAGAAGACGGCGACTATGAGCATGCCCTGGGGTACGCCGAGGACTGGGACGCGACGATGGTGGTCGTGGGCAGCATCTCGCACAGCACCACGCCCAAGTGCAGGCAGACCTGGGACGAAGGCCTCAACCTGCTGTGGAACCTCGCGGCCCCGGCACTAACGCAATAG
- a CDS encoding response regulator transcription factor — protein sequence MNDSPTRVFVVDTSPLIRDGLKARLGFMPGLSVSGEANDLKEAMDQPMGATDIVLVDIDSDWGVEDDLAAFVDHVAPALVLVLGWDAPAADIQRSLAAGTRGYMLKDSPAQELSVAISTVRSGGTYFGQGVVFRKLRGDEVTAELTAREREVMVFVGQGLPSKTIADRLNLSVRTVESHRTNVKRKLRLRSNGELIKYAVERAAGSRKVKPVRAVADLSCVVRR from the coding sequence ATGAATGATTCACCCACGCGCGTGTTCGTCGTCGACACCAGCCCGCTGATCCGCGACGGCCTCAAGGCACGCCTCGGCTTCATGCCCGGGCTGAGCGTCTCCGGCGAAGCCAACGACCTGAAGGAGGCGATGGACCAGCCGATGGGCGCCACCGACATCGTCCTCGTGGACATCGACAGCGACTGGGGTGTCGAAGACGACCTCGCGGCGTTCGTCGACCACGTCGCGCCGGCGCTGGTGCTCGTGCTCGGATGGGACGCCCCCGCTGCCGACATCCAGCGATCGCTTGCCGCGGGCACCCGCGGCTACATGCTCAAGGACTCCCCGGCGCAGGAGCTGTCGGTCGCGATCTCGACCGTGCGCAGCGGCGGCACGTACTTCGGCCAGGGCGTGGTGTTCCGGAAGTTGCGCGGCGACGAGGTGACGGCAGAGCTCACGGCACGCGAACGCGAAGTCATGGTTTTCGTGGGCCAGGGTCTGCCCAGCAAGACCATAGCCGACCGGCTGAACCTCAGCGTGCGCACGGTCGAGTCGCACCGCACGAACGTGAAGAGAAAGTTGCGACTCAGAAGCAATGGCGAACTGATCAAGTACGCCGTGGAGCGCGCCGCCGGTAGCCGCAAGGTAAAACCAGTACGTGCTGTCGCTGATCTGAGCTGCGTAGTCAGACGGTAG
- a CDS encoding tautomerase family protein yields MPLVTVTMLRGKDSKFKTSVLAAVHDALVSSGVPETDRFHRILELSEDDFRFDPSYPDLTTPRDGDFILIEVLLAVERSVKVKRKIVADIIDSLERDPGLDTERVMIYFKETQWENWAFGGGRFLHV; encoded by the coding sequence ATGCCACTCGTCACGGTCACGATGTTGCGCGGCAAGGACTCGAAGTTCAAGACCTCCGTTCTTGCTGCAGTGCACGATGCGCTCGTGTCTTCGGGCGTCCCCGAAACCGACCGATTCCACCGGATCCTCGAACTCAGCGAAGACGACTTCCGCTTCGACCCGAGCTACCCGGACCTGACAACGCCGCGAGACGGCGACTTCATCCTCATCGAAGTGCTGCTCGCCGTCGAACGTAGCGTGAAGGTGAAGCGAAAGATCGTGGCCGACATCATCGACTCGCTGGAGCGTGACCCCGGCCTGGATACGGAGCGCGTGATGATCTATTTCAAGGAAACGCAGTGGGAGAACTGGGCGTTTGGCGGCGGGCGCTTCCTGCACGTCTGA
- a CDS encoding LysR family transcriptional regulator, producing MRALDIDQLRTFVAICDYGSLSAAAPHLCLSTSAVSEQMGKLEQRLSQSLLTRGKTGATPTAHGRRLLRHARDLLALSEAAVRDLTGESLEGEVCLALTDYFRPASVTQLLQRLRVDYPGLRLNVMVAKSAWIDASEPSPEFDIGLAMRLAPTRPASAGESTLLRRERLFWVGADRNAGRERPLPVLALPAGCALQALTVRTLERHRVSYRLAHSASGVTGLQLAVAAGLGVACLNESSIGPGLVRLGTASGLPPMQEVEFHLLPPRRGEAPVVSKVRDTLRELFR from the coding sequence ATGCGCGCGCTCGACATCGATCAGTTGCGGACCTTCGTCGCCATCTGCGACTACGGCAGTCTCTCGGCGGCCGCACCCCACCTCTGTCTGTCGACCTCTGCCGTCAGCGAGCAGATGGGCAAGCTCGAGCAGCGCCTGAGCCAGTCCCTGCTGACCCGAGGTAAGACGGGGGCGACGCCTACCGCTCACGGGCGCAGGCTGCTGCGCCACGCACGCGACCTGCTGGCGCTCAGCGAGGCGGCCGTGCGAGACCTCACGGGCGAGTCGCTCGAAGGGGAGGTGTGCCTCGCGCTCACCGACTATTTCCGCCCCGCCTCGGTGACGCAGCTGTTGCAGCGTCTGCGTGTCGACTATCCCGGCCTGCGACTCAACGTCATGGTCGCCAAGAGCGCATGGATCGATGCGAGCGAGCCGTCGCCCGAGTTCGACATCGGGCTGGCGATGCGGCTTGCGCCGACGCGCCCCGCTTCGGCAGGCGAATCGACCCTGCTTCGGCGTGAGCGGCTCTTCTGGGTCGGTGCAGACCGCAATGCCGGCCGCGAGCGACCGCTGCCCGTGCTGGCACTGCCCGCCGGCTGCGCACTTCAGGCCCTCACGGTGCGCACCTTGGAGCGCCACCGTGTGTCCTACCGGCTGGCCCACTCCGCCTCCGGCGTCACGGGGCTTCAACTGGCCGTTGCGGCTGGCCTGGGCGTGGCGTGCCTGAACGAGTCCAGCATCGGGCCGGGCCTCGTCCGGCTGGGCACCGCGTCGGGGTTGCCGCCGATGCAGGAGGTCGAATTCCACCTGCTGCCGCCGCGGCGTGGCGAGGCGCCTGTCGTCAGCAAGGTGCGAGACACGCTGCGCGAACTCTTTCGGTAG